One window from the genome of Engraulis encrasicolus isolate BLACKSEA-1 chromosome 16, IST_EnEncr_1.0, whole genome shotgun sequence encodes:
- the LOC134465532 gene encoding trichohyalin-like → MNRLSYSVVAAMSIPEWDEAEAVVKALAKESEKKEQKLMATMQSLIQDISKVEDGIDADRKAWEITKKELSRTIEAAREDEIQKCKHEKSIPSMEVNAEAAMIKEEEEMIARLKNENALLQAELDKLDDEDYLVAKQRDQSIRDFYMQERICDHRFNRALNGFLGSAAVKQALLKRVRSPSLADLLKKVACEEPEEEDPRLRLLRERFEAKERELLDEMSLQENFIRAFHLSDTRALERKMVKQLEEIKAKELEREEKRRREEEKRMKKERLKELEAMEKRWKEAEKKSKKEEELKQKEEEKRKREEEKRKREEERAQRRAQSGPSIWRRFITFISEQIDILVSE, encoded by the exons ATGAATCGCCTAAGTTACTCGGTAGTAGCGGCGATGAGCATTCCAGAGTGGGATGAAGCGGAGGCCGTTGTTAAAGCTTTGGCTAAGGAGTCTGAGAAGAAAGAGCAGAAGCTGATGGCCACCATGCAATCTCTCATTCAAGACATCTCCAAAGTGGAGGACGGAATCGACGCTGACCGGAAGGCCTGGGAAATAACCAAGAAAGAACTTTCCCGCACAATAGAGGCAGCAAGAGAGGATGAGATACAAAAGTGCAAACATGAGAAGAGTATCCCTTCCATGGAGGTCAACGCAGAGGCAGCGATgataaaggaggaggaagaaatgaTCGCGCGCCTGAAAAATGAGAACGCACTTCTTCAAGCAGAACTGGACAAGTTGGACGATGAGGACTATCTTGTAGCCAAACAGAGAGACCAAAGCATAAGGGACTTCTACATGCAAGAGAGAATCTGTGACCACAGGTTCAACAGAGCTCTGAATGGGTTCCTCGGATCAGCTGCAGTCAAACAGGCATTGCTGAAGCGTGTGAGGTCCCCAAGCTTGGCAGATCTTTTGAAGAAG GTGGCTTGTGAGGAGCCAGAGGAGGAGGATCCAAGGCTTCGACTCCTCAGGGAGAGATTTGAGGCAAAAGAAAGAGAGCTTCTTGATGAAATGAGCCTACAGGAGAACTTCATAAGGGCCTTTCACCTGAGTGATACGAGAGCTCTGGAGAGGAAGATGGTCAAACAACTGGAAGAGATCAAAGCCAAAGAgttggaaagagaggagaagagaagaagagaggaggaaaagaggatgaAAAAAGAGCGGTTGAAGGAGTTGGAAGCGATGGAGAAGAGGTGGAAAGAGGCAGAGAAGAAGAGTAAGAAGGAGGAGGAACTGaagcaaaaagaggaggagaaaaggaaaagagaggaggagaagaggaaaagagaggaggagagggctcaGCGTAGAGCTCAGTCAGGGCCAAGCATATGGAGAAGATTCATCACATTCATCTCCGAGCAGATAGACATCCTCGTCTCCGAGTGA